One Halioglobus japonicus DNA segment encodes these proteins:
- a CDS encoding pilus assembly protein PilM → MLGLIGKRKATPVLGLDISSTTVKLLELSYSGNRYRVESYAVSSLPQDAVIEKNVNDVDGVANAVRNVVAQSRTKLKIAAAAVSGSSVITKMIDMPQGLSEDDMETQLTLEADQYIPYPLEEVAIDFEVQGDSPEHPGQVEVLLAACRRETIDARVDALDGADVTAKIVDVEAYAMERAYSLISSQLDLDGDATVAVVDIGATMTTLSVLHGGQTIYTREQLFGGKQLTDEIMRRYGLPLEEAGLAKKQGGLPDDYEPEVLEPFKDAVVQQVARSLQFFFSSSQYNDVDYIILAGGVSSMEGLPELVQEKLGTPTQVANPFADMSISSKVNAVALSSDAPAMMIACGLALRSFD, encoded by the coding sequence TTGCTTGGTCTAATAGGGAAAAGAAAGGCGACGCCGGTTCTGGGGCTTGATATCAGCTCGACAACGGTCAAGTTGCTTGAGTTGAGCTACTCAGGGAATCGCTACCGTGTAGAAAGCTACGCGGTAAGTTCGCTACCGCAGGACGCGGTCATCGAGAAGAATGTCAATGACGTTGACGGCGTAGCCAACGCCGTGCGCAACGTTGTTGCCCAGTCCAGAACCAAACTCAAAATTGCGGCTGCCGCCGTCTCCGGGTCGTCGGTCATCACCAAGATGATCGATATGCCCCAGGGGCTTAGTGAGGATGACATGGAGACCCAGCTGACGCTGGAGGCCGACCAGTACATCCCCTACCCCCTGGAAGAGGTGGCGATCGACTTCGAGGTGCAGGGCGATTCGCCCGAGCACCCCGGTCAGGTGGAAGTCTTGCTGGCGGCCTGTCGTCGTGAGACGATCGATGCCAGGGTAGACGCCCTTGACGGCGCGGACGTCACCGCCAAAATTGTCGATGTGGAAGCCTATGCGATGGAGCGGGCTTACTCGTTAATCAGCAGCCAGCTCGATCTGGATGGCGACGCCACGGTGGCGGTGGTCGATATCGGTGCCACCATGACCACGCTCAGTGTCTTGCACGGTGGCCAGACCATCTACACCCGCGAACAGCTTTTTGGCGGCAAGCAGCTGACTGATGAAATCATGCGCCGCTACGGCCTGCCCCTTGAAGAAGCGGGTCTTGCCAAGAAGCAGGGCGGTTTGCCCGACGATTACGAGCCTGAAGTGCTCGAGCCTTTCAAAGACGCGGTCGTTCAGCAGGTGGCCCGATCCCTGCAGTTTTTCTTCTCGTCCAGTCAGTACAACGACGTGGACTACATTATCCTCGCCGGCGGGGTCTCCTCCATGGAGGGGCTGCCCGAATTGGTCCAGGAAAAACTCGGCACGCCCACCCAGGTGGCGAATCCTTTCGCTGACATGTCAATTTCGTCCAAGGTAAACGCCGTGGCCCTGAGCAGCGATGCGCCGGCCATGATGATTGCCTGCGGCCTTGCCCTGCGGAGTTTTGACTGA
- the aroK gene encoding shikimate kinase AroK encodes MPLNRVFLVGPMGAGKSTIGKYLADHLKLQFADTDTEIEARTGADIPWIFDVEGEEGFRDREQQVVEEMTLWDDVVLATGGGVVMRPENRRALGARGYVIYLYASLDEQVRRTRKDRKRPLLQTGDPEQVLRDLFAIRDPFYREIADHVIETDGCSPRTVAQRLVKQLAGN; translated from the coding sequence ATGCCCCTCAATCGCGTTTTCCTTGTCGGCCCCATGGGGGCCGGCAAGTCCACCATTGGCAAGTACCTCGCCGACCACCTCAAGCTCCAGTTTGCCGACACCGATACCGAGATTGAAGCGCGTACCGGCGCTGATATCCCGTGGATTTTTGACGTGGAAGGTGAGGAAGGCTTTCGCGATCGCGAGCAGCAGGTGGTGGAGGAAATGACTCTTTGGGACGATGTGGTGTTGGCCACTGGCGGTGGCGTGGTCATGCGGCCTGAAAACCGTCGGGCGCTGGGTGCCCGCGGCTATGTCATCTATCTCTATGCCTCACTCGATGAGCAGGTGCGCAGGACGCGCAAGGACCGCAAGCGCCCGTTGCTGCAAACCGGTGATCCGGAGCAGGTACTGCGCGACCTGTTTGCCATTCGCGATCCGTTTTACCGGGAAATCGCCGATCATGTCATTGAAACCGACGGTTGCAGTCCTCGCACGGTTGCCCAGCGCCTGGTCAAGCAGCTGGCTGGCAACTAG
- the aroB gene encoding 3-dehydroquinate synthase, which yields MHTLHVDLGERSYPVYIGRDLLSDPALMGPHIHGNQVVVVSNDTVAPLFMDKLRTAVGERSLVTEVILPDGEAFKTLETLNGIFDHIMADRHSRTTTLIALGGGVVGDITGFAAACYQRGVNFIQVPTTLLAQVDSSVGGKTAVNHPQGKNMIGAFYQPQAVLIDTNTLQSLPPREFAAGLAEVVKYGLICDEPFYRWIQANAAKLLAREEAALAEAIERSCACKAAVVAADEREGGIRAILNLGHTFGHAIETAQGYGNWLHGEAVATGMLLALEMSARRGSIAAAEVDAFRELLVQMNLPVAQPADMSPAQFLDLMGRDKKVVDGRLRLVLLAAIGEAQIVDDAAEAEILALLESFPRGT from the coding sequence ATGCACACGCTTCACGTCGACCTGGGTGAGCGTAGCTACCCTGTTTATATTGGTCGTGACCTGCTGTCCGACCCGGCACTGATGGGTCCGCATATCCATGGCAACCAGGTGGTGGTGGTGAGCAACGACACCGTGGCGCCGCTATTCATGGACAAGCTGCGCACTGCCGTGGGTGAGCGCAGCCTGGTGACCGAGGTTATTCTGCCCGATGGTGAGGCGTTCAAGACGCTGGAGACCTTGAACGGGATCTTCGATCACATCATGGCAGACCGCCACAGTCGCACCACGACATTGATTGCCCTCGGCGGCGGTGTGGTGGGTGATATTACCGGCTTTGCCGCGGCCTGCTATCAGCGGGGCGTGAACTTTATTCAGGTGCCCACCACCCTGCTGGCCCAGGTAGATTCCTCGGTGGGGGGCAAAACCGCCGTTAATCATCCCCAGGGCAAGAACATGATTGGCGCGTTCTACCAGCCCCAGGCGGTGCTGATTGATACCAATACGCTGCAGTCGCTGCCGCCGCGGGAGTTTGCTGCCGGGCTGGCGGAAGTGGTGAAGTACGGCCTGATTTGTGATGAGCCTTTTTATCGCTGGATTCAGGCCAATGCCGCCAAGTTGCTCGCGCGTGAAGAGGCGGCCCTGGCCGAGGCGATCGAGCGCAGCTGTGCATGCAAGGCTGCGGTGGTCGCCGCCGATGAGCGCGAAGGGGGTATTCGCGCTATTCTCAACCTTGGTCACACGTTTGGCCACGCCATAGAAACGGCTCAGGGTTACGGCAACTGGTTGCACGGCGAAGCCGTTGCCACGGGTATGCTGCTGGCGCTGGAAATGTCGGCCCGGCGCGGGTCAATCGCAGCTGCGGAGGTGGATGCGTTTCGCGAGCTGCTTGTGCAGATGAACCTGCCGGTAGCGCAGCCGGCAGATATGAGCCCGGCGCAATTTCTGGATTTGATGGGCCGCGACAAGAAAGTCGTCGACGGCAGGCTGCGGCTGGTGTTGTTGGCTGCCATCGGCGAGGCACAGATTGTCGACGATGCCGCAGAAGCTGAAATTCTCGCCCTGCTGGAGTCATTCCCGCGGGGAACCTGA
- a CDS encoding PilN domain-containing protein: MAKINLLPWRDERRAELKRDFLVTLALVALFGAGVVLLADRVVNNQIDNQKARNAYLTKNIKELDKQVAEIRELQKRRNELIDRMRVIQELQGTRPLIVRVLDQIVRTVPDGVFYTNLNSKGSRIAINGFAESNNRVSSLMRRLDGSDWLTKPNLDKVQAATQYGDQANRFNLTVVVQPPKTDNTEGEQ, encoded by the coding sequence ATGGCGAAGATTAACTTACTCCCGTGGCGCGACGAGCGCCGCGCTGAACTCAAGCGCGATTTTCTGGTGACGTTGGCATTGGTGGCCCTGTTTGGAGCCGGTGTGGTGTTGCTGGCTGATCGGGTGGTGAATAACCAGATCGATAACCAGAAAGCGCGCAATGCTTATCTGACTAAAAATATCAAGGAGTTGGATAAGCAGGTGGCTGAAATCCGTGAGTTGCAGAAACGTCGCAACGAGTTGATTGACCGCATGCGCGTTATTCAGGAGTTGCAGGGTACTCGACCACTGATTGTGCGGGTACTTGATCAGATCGTGCGCACTGTGCCAGACGGCGTTTTCTACACCAACCTGAACTCCAAGGGATCGCGGATCGCGATTAATGGCTTCGCTGAATCGAATAACCGGGTGTCCAGCCTTATGCGCCGCCTCGACGGCTCAGACTGGCTGACCAAGCCAAACCTGGACAAGGTGCAAGCGGCAACCCAGTATGGCGATCAAGCTAACCGTTTTAATCTGACGGTCGTGGTGCAGCCTCCCAAAACTGACAATACCGAAGGGGAGCAGTAA
- a CDS encoding type 4a pilus biogenesis protein PilO, which translates to MAIQDTMRSLNEFDINDLDFENIGSWPFAVKFIVWVVVLAAVIAGGYYYHIEDLQKRLVKEEKKEQTLKKDFEKKAFQAANLDAYRKQLAEMEETFGALVSQLPSDTEVPGLLEDITNKGLLNGLAIHSIDLKAERAREFYVELPIAIHASGSYHDLGAFVSGLAALPRIVTLHDFNISIPKQGNADNLSMSITAKTYRYRDGGA; encoded by the coding sequence ATGGCGATCCAGGATACCATGCGTTCCCTGAACGAATTTGATATTAACGATCTCGATTTCGAGAATATCGGCAGTTGGCCCTTCGCGGTTAAATTTATCGTCTGGGTGGTAGTGCTCGCCGCGGTTATCGCTGGCGGTTATTACTATCACATCGAGGATTTGCAGAAGCGACTGGTCAAGGAAGAGAAGAAAGAGCAGACGCTGAAGAAGGACTTTGAGAAGAAAGCGTTTCAGGCTGCTAATCTCGATGCCTATCGCAAACAGCTTGCCGAGATGGAAGAGACGTTCGGTGCCCTGGTCAGCCAGCTGCCCAGCGACACCGAAGTTCCGGGTTTGCTCGAAGATATCACCAATAAGGGACTGCTGAATGGCCTGGCCATTCACAGTATTGACCTGAAGGCTGAGCGTGCTCGCGAGTTCTACGTCGAGCTGCCGATCGCCATCCACGCCTCTGGTTCTTACCATGACCTCGGGGCATTTGTGAGCGGGCTGGCGGCATTGCCGCGTATCGTCACGTTGCACGATTTCAATATCAGTATTCCCAAGCAAGGTAACGCCGATAATCTCAGTATGAGCATTACCGCCAAGACTTATCGCTATCGTGACGGGGGGGCCTAA
- a CDS encoding type IV pilus secretin PilQ family protein, whose amino-acid sequence MDFPGASSKLERKRYSLPYGNATGVVVLESGDRTRMVVNLVKLVPYETRVEGNSMYLVVGQDGDDYLKPASDPNRLPTEVTPVADVDSEISDLQFQRTADGEGRLTLALTDPSVDVNVFSEAGDIKLQFVDTNVPERLMRRFDVTDFATPVQSVDVNTTERGATLTLKTAGDFDYLAYQTNNEYVLSVKPLTLKEVEERRNEFAYVGDRISLNFQDIEVRAVLQLIADFTEMNLVASDTVRGRITLRLQNVPWDQALELVLKTKGLDKRMIGNVLMVAPAAEIAERERQEIEANKQIAELAPLVSEFVRIRYAKASDVTKLFQAGSEEGGSLISSRGSVVVDARTNSLIITDTANKMQEIRDLIELVDIPVRQVMIESRIVIAQSDLTHNLGIEWGGGYIEPDLNGNIGSISGDTANVAALNQSIINGTTPSVSYPGALLVDLGVASTSGFAVGFTSDDLFLTAELSALEAAGEGEVVSQPKVITGDKQQANIKSGTEIPYQEASASGATSTSFKEAVLELDVTPSITPDDRIMLDLVIKQDSVGELVPSGRGGFIPSIDTTELNSQVLVGNGETVVLGGVFKTEDLESVNKVPFFGDIPYVGAFFRSTSISKTKTETLIFITPKILADTLLD is encoded by the coding sequence ATGGATTTCCCCGGCGCGAGCTCTAAGCTGGAGCGCAAGCGCTACTCCCTGCCCTATGGTAATGCCACGGGTGTGGTGGTGCTGGAGTCCGGCGATCGCACCCGCATGGTGGTGAACCTGGTCAAGCTGGTGCCCTACGAGACGCGTGTTGAGGGCAACAGCATGTACCTGGTGGTTGGCCAGGACGGCGACGATTATCTCAAGCCTGCCTCCGATCCGAATCGATTGCCCACTGAGGTGACCCCGGTGGCTGATGTGGACTCAGAAATCAGCGATTTGCAATTCCAGCGTACGGCTGACGGCGAGGGCCGTCTGACCCTGGCGCTGACCGACCCTTCGGTGGACGTGAACGTGTTCAGCGAGGCGGGCGATATCAAGCTGCAGTTTGTCGACACCAATGTGCCCGAACGACTGATGCGCCGCTTTGATGTGACCGACTTTGCTACACCGGTGCAGAGTGTGGACGTCAATACCACTGAGCGCGGCGCGACGCTGACACTGAAGACGGCCGGTGATTTCGATTACCTGGCCTACCAGACGAACAACGAGTATGTGCTGAGTGTGAAGCCCCTGACCCTGAAAGAGGTTGAGGAGCGTCGCAACGAGTTCGCCTATGTGGGCGACCGGATCTCCCTGAACTTCCAGGATATTGAAGTGCGCGCGGTACTGCAGTTGATTGCCGACTTCACGGAAATGAACCTGGTGGCCAGTGACACGGTGCGCGGTCGTATTACCCTGCGTCTGCAGAATGTGCCCTGGGACCAGGCACTGGAGCTGGTGCTGAAGACCAAGGGCCTGGATAAGCGCATGATCGGCAATGTACTCATGGTGGCTCCGGCGGCTGAGATCGCCGAGCGCGAGCGCCAGGAGATTGAAGCGAATAAGCAGATCGCCGAACTTGCACCGCTCGTGTCCGAGTTTGTCCGCATCCGTTACGCCAAGGCCAGTGACGTTACCAAGTTGTTCCAGGCCGGCTCCGAAGAAGGCGGCAGCCTGATCTCGTCTCGCGGCTCGGTGGTTGTCGATGCGCGTACCAACTCACTGATCATTACCGATACTGCCAACAAGATGCAGGAGATTCGCGACCTGATTGAGCTGGTCGATATCCCGGTACGCCAGGTCATGATTGAGTCCCGTATTGTGATCGCCCAGTCCGACCTGACCCATAACCTGGGTATTGAGTGGGGCGGCGGCTACATCGAGCCTGACCTGAATGGCAATATTGGCTCGATCTCCGGTGATACGGCCAACGTGGCTGCGCTCAACCAGTCCATCATCAACGGTACGACGCCTAGTGTGTCCTACCCGGGTGCCCTGCTGGTTGACCTGGGTGTGGCCAGTACCAGTGGCTTTGCGGTGGGCTTCACCAGTGACGACCTGTTCCTGACAGCGGAGCTGTCAGCCCTGGAAGCGGCCGGTGAAGGTGAAGTGGTCTCCCAGCCGAAGGTTATTACCGGCGACAAGCAGCAGGCCAATATCAAGTCGGGTACCGAGATTCCCTACCAGGAAGCTTCTGCCTCCGGTGCGACATCGACTTCCTTTAAGGAAGCGGTACTGGAGCTGGATGTGACCCCAAGTATTACCCCGGACGATCGCATCATGCTCGACCTGGTGATCAAGCAGGATTCCGTGGGCGAGCTCGTGCCCTCCGGTCGCGGCGGTTTTATCCCCTCGATTGATACAACGGAACTGAACAGCCAGGTGCTGGTAGGCAATGGCGAGACGGTTGTGCTCGGCGGTGTCTTCAAGACCGAAGATCTGGAATCCGTGAACAAGGTGCCGTTCTTTGGAGACATTCCCTACGTGGGCGCGTTCTTCCGCAGCACCTCGATTTCCAAGACCAAGACAGAGACCCTGATCTTCATCACGCCGAAGATTCTCGCGGACACTCTGCTCGACTAA
- the gltB gene encoding glutamate synthase large subunit, whose product MNAGLYRPEEFRDNCGFGLIAHTSGEASHRLLQTAIESLTCMTHRGGIAADGKTGDGCGLLLQMPRQFMATLAQELFGATLSDMFAVGQIFLSRDAEAAQAARAATEVALTDQGLTVIGWREVPTDDSVCGEIALETLPRIEQVFIDAAGLTDVELSTKLFVARRKAEMACEQDEDYYIASLSGRVISYKGLVMPVDLPKFYQDLADERLETAICVFHQRFSTNTMPKWPLAQPFRLLAHNGEINTIEGNRNWAEARTACFETERLPNIKDIAPLVNRTGSDSSSMDNMLDVLLTGGVDMARALRMLIPPAWQNMELMDPDLKAFYEYHSMHMEPWDGPAGLVLTDGRYAVCMLDRNGLRPARWVKTKDGFITLASEIGTYDYKPEDVVAKGRVGPGQMMMVDTQTGELLQTEDIDNRLKNAQPYKRWLKEKAQRIEGTFGSEMISGIERAQLDAYMKMFQVSFEERDQVLRPLAESGNEAVGSMGDDTPMAVLSRKERSLYDYFRQKFAQVTNPPIDPLRETIVMSLETDLGGEKNLFHEGPEHADRVILTSPVLSQGKFTTLLNLDRPGFQPRKIDCTYNPDEMSLEQGVRQVIAEAESAVNSGSTILVLSDREIEKGRLPIHSMLTTGAVHHALIKLGLRAECNIVVETASARDSHQIACLLGFGATAVYPYLAYSVLEELIRCGEVLGEPSICYKNYRKGINKGLLKIMSKMGISAVSSYRGAQLFEAVGLAREVVDLSFCGVASRIEGSGFSELEAEQQLLAKRAWTPRKTIEQGGLLKYVHGQEYHAYNPDVVMSLQQAVASGDYADYQRYAALVNERPVATLRDLLRPVEGAGIDINEVEPVENILPRFDSAGMSLGALSPEAHEALAAAMNRMGARSNSGEGGEDPIRYGTERMSKIKQIASGRFGVTPHYLVNAEVLQIKVAQGAKPGEGGQLPGGKVNDLIARLRYSVPGVTLISPPPHHDIYSIEDLAQLIFDLKQVNPDALVSVKLVSEPGVGTIAAGVAKAYADLITISGYDGGTAASPLTSIRYAGSPFELGLAEVQQTLRGNNLRGAIRLQADGGLKTGLDVIKAAILGAESFGFGTGPMVALGCKYLRICHLNNCATGVATQHQKLRDDHFNGTVEMVMNFFTFIAMETREWLARLGVRSLEELIGRTDLLEALPGDTDKQTRLDLAPILHKDDDAAGQPEFCQVSSNDPFDKGEKAEEMVAATLANIEANQGGEFAFEVCNCDRSIGARLSGEIAKRYGNEGMEANPLVLRLTGTAGQSFGVWNAGGLHMYLEGDSNDYVGKGMAGGKLVIYPPRVSEFKSQETSIIGNTCLYGATGGRLFAAGIAGERFAVRNSGAHAVVEGAGDHCCEYMTGGNVTVLGPTGVNFGAGMTGGFAYVLDMDRTFIDKYNSELVEIHRVSAEYMEPYRNHLRGNIREFVEETGSEWGTHLLDNFEDYVGKFWLVKPKAAEFDALLSRLRNTD is encoded by the coding sequence ATGAACGCAGGCCTGTATAGACCTGAAGAGTTCCGCGACAACTGCGGCTTTGGTTTGATCGCCCACACCTCTGGCGAAGCCAGCCACCGCCTGCTGCAGACCGCAATTGAATCTCTGACCTGCATGACTCACCGCGGCGGTATTGCCGCAGATGGCAAGACAGGTGACGGTTGTGGCCTGTTGTTGCAAATGCCGCGTCAGTTCATGGCCACCCTGGCGCAGGAGTTGTTCGGCGCCACCCTCTCTGACATGTTTGCCGTGGGCCAGATCTTCCTGAGCCGCGACGCCGAGGCCGCCCAGGCCGCAAGAGCTGCCACAGAAGTCGCCCTGACTGATCAGGGCCTGACGGTGATTGGTTGGCGCGAAGTGCCCACCGATGACTCTGTGTGCGGTGAAATCGCGCTGGAGACCCTGCCCCGGATTGAGCAGGTGTTTATCGATGCGGCGGGCCTGACCGATGTCGAGCTGTCCACTAAGTTGTTTGTCGCCCGACGCAAGGCGGAAATGGCCTGCGAGCAGGACGAGGATTATTACATAGCCAGCCTGTCCGGGCGGGTGATTTCCTACAAAGGCCTGGTCATGCCGGTGGATCTGCCGAAGTTCTACCAGGACCTGGCGGACGAACGGCTCGAAACCGCCATCTGTGTGTTCCACCAGCGTTTTTCTACCAACACCATGCCTAAGTGGCCGTTGGCCCAGCCCTTCCGCCTGTTGGCGCATAACGGTGAAATCAACACCATTGAGGGTAACCGCAACTGGGCCGAGGCCCGCACCGCGTGTTTCGAGACCGAGCGTCTGCCCAATATCAAGGACATTGCGCCGCTGGTGAATCGCACCGGCTCCGACTCATCCAGTATGGATAACATGCTCGATGTGCTGCTCACCGGCGGTGTCGACATGGCCCGGGCCCTGCGCATGCTGATTCCGCCCGCGTGGCAGAACATGGAGTTGATGGATCCCGACCTCAAGGCATTCTACGAATACCACTCCATGCACATGGAGCCCTGGGATGGCCCCGCCGGACTGGTACTGACCGATGGTCGCTACGCCGTCTGTATGCTCGATCGCAACGGCCTGCGCCCGGCGCGCTGGGTCAAAACCAAAGACGGGTTTATTACTCTGGCTTCAGAGATCGGCACCTACGATTACAAGCCTGAAGACGTTGTCGCCAAGGGCCGGGTTGGCCCCGGGCAGATGATGATGGTCGACACACAGACCGGTGAGCTGCTGCAGACTGAGGACATTGATAATCGCCTCAAGAATGCCCAGCCCTACAAGCGCTGGTTGAAAGAGAAGGCCCAGCGCATCGAGGGGACCTTTGGCAGCGAGATGATTTCCGGGATTGAGCGCGCGCAGCTCGATGCCTACATGAAAATGTTCCAGGTGAGCTTTGAAGAGCGCGACCAGGTGCTGCGGCCGCTGGCGGAGTCCGGTAACGAGGCCGTGGGCTCCATGGGCGATGACACGCCCATGGCGGTGCTGTCCCGCAAAGAGCGCTCACTGTACGACTACTTCCGCCAGAAATTTGCCCAGGTGACCAACCCGCCGATCGATCCGCTGCGCGAAACGATTGTGATGTCACTGGAGACGGACCTGGGTGGCGAGAAAAACCTGTTCCACGAGGGGCCGGAGCACGCGGATCGGGTGATCCTGACCTCACCGGTGCTGTCCCAGGGTAAATTCACCACCCTGCTAAATCTCGACCGGCCCGGCTTCCAGCCGCGCAAAATCGACTGCACCTACAATCCCGACGAGATGAGTCTGGAGCAGGGTGTACGCCAGGTGATTGCCGAGGCAGAGAGCGCTGTGAATAGCGGCAGCACGATTCTGGTGTTGTCCGATCGCGAGATCGAAAAAGGTCGCCTGCCCATTCATAGCATGCTGACCACCGGCGCGGTGCACCACGCGCTAATCAAGCTGGGGCTGCGCGCGGAATGCAACATCGTGGTGGAGACTGCCAGTGCGCGGGATTCACATCAGATTGCGTGTCTGCTCGGCTTTGGCGCCACGGCTGTGTACCCATACCTCGCCTACAGTGTGCTCGAAGAGTTGATCCGCTGCGGTGAAGTGCTGGGCGAGCCCAGCATTTGCTACAAGAACTACCGCAAGGGCATTAACAAAGGTCTGCTGAAGATCATGTCCAAAATGGGCATTTCAGCGGTTAGCTCTTACCGGGGCGCCCAGCTGTTTGAGGCGGTTGGACTCGCCCGCGAAGTGGTTGACCTGTCATTCTGTGGTGTGGCCTCGCGTATTGAAGGCTCGGGTTTTTCTGAGTTGGAGGCGGAGCAACAGCTCCTCGCCAAGCGCGCCTGGACGCCGCGCAAGACGATCGAACAGGGCGGTCTGCTCAAGTATGTGCACGGCCAGGAATACCACGCCTACAACCCCGACGTGGTGATGTCCCTGCAGCAGGCGGTCGCCAGTGGCGACTATGCGGACTACCAGCGCTACGCCGCGCTGGTTAATGAGCGCCCCGTTGCCACGTTGCGCGATCTGCTGCGTCCGGTGGAGGGTGCAGGCATTGATATCAACGAGGTTGAGCCGGTGGAAAACATTCTGCCGCGCTTTGACTCGGCCGGCATGAGCCTGGGGGCGCTGAGCCCGGAGGCCCACGAGGCGCTGGCAGCGGCCATGAACCGCATGGGTGCGCGCTCCAACTCCGGTGAAGGCGGCGAAGATCCGATCCGCTATGGCACCGAGCGCATGTCCAAGATCAAGCAGATCGCCTCGGGCCGTTTTGGTGTGACGCCACACTACCTTGTGAATGCCGAAGTACTGCAGATCAAGGTGGCCCAGGGCGCGAAGCCAGGCGAGGGCGGTCAGCTCCCCGGCGGCAAGGTGAACGACCTGATTGCACGCCTGCGCTACTCCGTGCCCGGCGTTACCCTGATTTCTCCGCCGCCGCATCACGATATTTATTCGATTGAGGATCTGGCCCAGCTGATCTTTGACCTCAAGCAGGTTAACCCGGACGCGCTGGTGTCAGTGAAGCTGGTCTCCGAGCCCGGGGTGGGCACGATTGCCGCAGGCGTGGCCAAGGCCTACGCCGACCTCATTACCATTTCCGGATACGATGGCGGCACGGCAGCAAGCCCGTTGACCTCGATCCGCTATGCGGGCTCGCCCTTCGAGCTCGGCCTTGCCGAAGTGCAGCAAACCCTGCGCGGCAACAACCTGCGCGGCGCAATCCGCCTGCAGGCAGACGGTGGCCTCAAGACCGGCCTGGATGTGATCAAGGCCGCTATCCTCGGCGCTGAGAGCTTTGGTTTCGGCACCGGTCCCATGGTTGCCCTGGGTTGTAAGTACCTGCGTATCTGTCACCTGAACAACTGCGCCACCGGTGTCGCCACCCAGCACCAGAAGCTGCGTGACGACCACTTCAACGGCACGGTCGAAATGGTGATGAATTTCTTCACCTTTATTGCCATGGAGACCCGCGAGTGGCTGGCGCGCCTGGGTGTGCGCTCGCTCGAGGAGTTGATCGGACGCACTGATCTGCTCGAGGCCCTGCCGGGTGACACCGACAAACAGACCCGCCTCGACCTGGCGCCTATTCTGCACAAAGACGATGACGCTGCTGGACAGCCTGAGTTCTGCCAGGTGTCCTCTAACGATCCCTTCGACAAGGGTGAGAAGGCCGAGGAGATGGTCGCCGCGACGCTGGCAAACATTGAAGCCAACCAGGGCGGCGAGTTTGCGTTCGAGGTATGCAACTGCGACCGCTCCATTGGTGCGCGACTCTCCGGCGAAATTGCCAAGCGCTATGGCAATGAAGGTATGGAAGCCAATCCACTGGTGCTGCGCCTGACTGGTACCGCGGGCCAGAGCTTTGGTGTCTGGAACGCCGGCGGCCTGCACATGTACCTCGAAGGTGATTCCAACGACTATGTGGGCAAAGGTATGGCCGGCGGTAAGCTGGTGATCTACCCGCCCCGCGTCAGTGAATTCAAGTCACAGGAAACGTCGATTATCGGCAACACCTGCCTGTATGGAGCCACTGGCGGCCGCCTGTTCGCTGCCGGCATTGCCGGCGAGCGCTTTGCGGTGCGCAACTCCGGTGCCCACGCCGTCGTCGAAGGCGCGGGCGACCACTGCTGTGAATACATGACTGGCGGTAACGTCACCGTACTGGGCCCCACCGGGGTCAACTTCGGCGCTGGCATGACAGGCGGATTCGCCTACGTGCTGGATATGGATCGCACCTTTATCGACAAATACAACAGCGAGCTGGTGGAGATTCACCGGGTCAGCGCTGAGTATATGGAGCCCTATCGCAACCACCTGCGTGGCAATATTCGCGAGTTTGTTGAAGAAACAGGTTCGGAGTGGGGCACTCATTTGTTGGACAACTTTGAAGATTATGTTGGCAAGTTCTGGCTGGTTAAGCCCAAGGCAGCGGAGTTTGATGCTCTGCTGTCGCGCCTGCGTAACACCGACTAG
- a CDS encoding pilus assembly protein PilP, with protein MKSLKRYAAFIALPLVLAGCSGPDFSDLDAFMAQKRARPGGVIEPIPTFKAYEAFGYSATTLRSPFERPVEVRDIAQLQAVSAIKPDENRAKEFLEQFTFDSLRMVGTLDGREANWVLIRDPQGGVHRVSIGNYLGRHHGKIVETTDTYVAVVEIVSDGSADGWVERPRSIKLSGI; from the coding sequence ATGAAATCCCTGAAACGATACGCTGCATTTATTGCCCTGCCGCTGGTGCTCGCCGGCTGTAGCGGGCCCGATTTCTCCGATCTGGATGCCTTTATGGCGCAGAAGCGGGCGCGTCCCGGTGGCGTGATTGAGCCCATCCCGACGTTCAAGGCCTACGAGGCGTTTGGTTACAGTGCAACCACACTGCGCAGCCCGTTTGAGCGGCCTGTGGAAGTGCGGGACATTGCCCAGCTGCAGGCTGTGAGTGCGATCAAGCCTGATGAAAACCGGGCCAAGGAATTCCTGGAACAATTTACCTTCGACTCACTGCGTATGGTGGGCACCCTGGATGGGCGCGAAGCCAACTGGGTTTTGATTCGCGACCCGCAGGGCGGGGTGCATCGCGTGTCTATTGGTAATTATCTGGGACGTCATCACGGCAAGATCGTGGAAACCACCGACACCTATGTGGCCGTGGTCGAGATCGTGAGTGACGGCAGTGCAGACGGCTGGGTAGAACGGCCGCGATCAATTAAGTTATCCGGCATTTAA